The proteins below come from a single Halomonas binhaiensis genomic window:
- a CDS encoding DUF2268 domain-containing putative Zn-dependent protease (predicted Zn-dependent protease with a strongly conserved HExxH motif) encodes MPQWIVHYANACGQLDGWIERIGEGIAEARYRAEQVLPAIDLDVVVQVWPGCVVKEIGFVGYAPTGTMMQLTFDPDNENLSRNIGEPLERMIAHELHHVMRWRGPGYGTTLGDALVSEGLAEHFSRQLYGSAPEPWEVEICGKRLVTCAEKAKLRWNDPHYHHGAWFFGQGDLPRWAGYSLGYALVGRYLEDHADESASSLIHEPAASFLAYLDA; translated from the coding sequence ATGCCCCAGTGGATCGTGCATTACGCTAATGCATGCGGCCAGTTGGATGGTTGGATCGAACGCATAGGAGAAGGCATAGCAGAAGCGCGTTATCGAGCAGAACAAGTCTTGCCTGCCATCGACCTGGATGTGGTGGTTCAAGTCTGGCCAGGGTGCGTTGTCAAGGAAATAGGGTTCGTTGGTTACGCGCCTACTGGCACCATGATGCAGTTAACCTTCGATCCAGATAACGAAAACCTGTCCCGAAATATAGGGGAACCGCTTGAACGAATGATAGCTCATGAGCTTCACCACGTGATGCGCTGGCGAGGTCCAGGGTATGGGACTACGCTGGGCGATGCTCTGGTATCTGAAGGATTGGCAGAACATTTCAGTCGTCAGCTCTATGGTTCGGCCCCAGAACCTTGGGAGGTGGAGATATGCGGAAAGAGGCTTGTCACATGTGCTGAAAAGGCAAAGTTGAGGTGGAATGACCCTCACTATCACCATGGCGCATGGTTTTTTGGTCAGGGGGACCTTCCCCGCTGGGCAGGCTATAGTCTCGGCTATGCCTTGGTTGGCCGGTATCTGGAAGATCATGCTGATGAGAGTGCCTCATCATTGATACATGAGCCAGCAGCGAGCTTTCTTGCTTACTTGGATGCATGA
- a CDS encoding VOC family protein: MLDHLCINVSNLPFSQRFYAAALAPLGYQMTKGDSEAVGFGILAGRRRSLDPDGDFWIAQGSMAPPLPHLAFSAANREEVDAFFKAAIQAGGTDNGPPGLRPRYHPYYYACFIIDPDGYNIEAVCHLAI, encoded by the coding sequence ATGCTCGATCATCTATGCATCAATGTCTCGAATCTTCCCTTCAGCCAGCGTTTCTACGCGGCGGCGCTTGCACCCTTGGGCTACCAGATGACCAAAGGCGACAGCGAAGCGGTGGGGTTCGGGATATTGGCAGGCAGACGCAGATCGCTGGACCCGGATGGTGACTTCTGGATCGCACAAGGTAGTATGGCACCGCCTCTCCCCCACCTGGCCTTCAGCGCTGCCAACAGAGAGGAAGTGGACGCTTTCTTCAAGGCGGCGATTCAGGCAGGCGGCACAGATAATGGCCCCCCTGGGCTACGCCCTCGATACCACCCGTATTACTATGCTTGCTTCATCATCGATCCTGATGGCTACAACATCGAAGCGGTCTGTCACCTGGCGATCTGA
- a CDS encoding AAA family ATPase yields the protein MCQHMFVITGAPGSGKSSLLEALAKQGIRYMPEAGRAIIQDQVVIKGSALPWADRSLFAELMLNWELRSYREARDMAEPILMDRGVVDVLGYLTLCNLPIPDHVKRAADQYRYNQQVFIAPYWAEIFGQDAERKQDRAEAEATYQVMARTYAELGYELIQLPLASIEERAAFVRKHILG from the coding sequence ATGTGCCAGCATATGTTCGTGATCACGGGAGCGCCGGGGTCCGGTAAAAGCAGTCTGCTGGAAGCGTTGGCCAAACAGGGCATTCGTTACATGCCAGAAGCCGGGCGGGCGATCATCCAGGACCAGGTGGTCATCAAGGGAAGCGCACTTCCGTGGGCCGATCGGTCACTCTTTGCTGAACTGATGCTGAATTGGGAGCTGAGATCGTATCGCGAGGCGCGTGATATGGCAGAGCCAATACTGATGGACCGTGGTGTCGTTGATGTTCTGGGCTACTTGACGCTGTGCAACCTGCCAATACCCGACCACGTAAAGAGAGCGGCGGATCAGTACCGCTATAATCAGCAGGTATTCATTGCACCCTATTGGGCAGAGATTTTCGGCCAGGATGCCGAACGCAAGCAGGATAGGGCAGAGGCAGAAGCCACCTATCAAGTCATGGCCAGGACTTATGCCGAACTGGGCTATGAGCTGATCCAACTGCCTTTGGCCAGTATCGAGGAACGGGCCGCCTTTGTGCGCAAGCATATCCTTGGCTGA
- a CDS encoding LysR substrate-binding domain-containing protein, with protein MNQISAVPGRAALPLLDTEVLRTFVAIAESGSFTRAARLVFRTPSALSMQIKRLEEMLGQTLFVREARQVRLTAEGEMLLGYGRRLLKLNEEAVTQFLAPSLEGRVGLGTTDDVGTRILPGVLSQFARSHPAVQVDVVVGSSVEMLKRLDSGELDLALVTAGMNGQTTIGEVVHSEPLVWVGREGGVAARRTPLPVALANHGCPWRKIALDVLDHAGVDYRVAYTCEHCAGQEAAMLSDLAVAPFPLALIRSPLRRLEQGSLPPLGDYQVALVRRDGLGSAGEVLAERVVEAFNDLRS; from the coding sequence ATGAATCAGATATCCGCTGTTCCCGGGCGTGCCGCACTGCCACTGCTGGACACAGAAGTACTGCGTACTTTCGTTGCCATTGCCGAGAGTGGCAGTTTCACGCGTGCTGCGAGATTGGTATTCCGCACGCCTTCAGCGTTGAGCATGCAGATCAAGCGTCTGGAAGAGATGCTGGGCCAGACACTGTTCGTGCGTGAGGCGCGCCAGGTTCGCCTGACTGCGGAAGGCGAAATGCTGTTGGGTTACGGGCGACGCTTGCTCAAGCTCAACGAGGAAGCCGTGACCCAGTTCCTGGCCCCTTCCCTGGAAGGAAGGGTGGGCCTGGGGACCACCGATGATGTCGGTACTCGCATTTTGCCTGGCGTCTTGTCTCAGTTTGCTCGTTCACATCCTGCGGTGCAGGTCGATGTCGTGGTCGGCAGCAGTGTGGAGATGTTGAAACGGCTGGATAGTGGAGAACTGGATCTGGCATTGGTCACCGCTGGAATGAATGGCCAGACGACAATCGGTGAGGTTGTGCATAGTGAGCCTCTGGTATGGGTCGGACGCGAAGGCGGGGTGGCCGCCCGGCGCACGCCCTTGCCTGTTGCCTTGGCCAATCATGGCTGCCCTTGGCGCAAGATTGCGCTGGATGTCCTGGACCATGCTGGCGTGGACTATCGTGTCGCATATACCTGCGAGCATTGCGCAGGGCAGGAAGCAGCCATGCTTTCCGACCTGGCCGTGGCCCCCTTTCCTCTGGCGCTGATCCGTTCTCCATTGCGGCGTCTCGAGCAGGGCAGCCTGCCGCCCCTGGGCGACTATCAGGTTGCTCTGGTGCGTCGGGATGGCCTGGGTAGTGCAGGGGAAGTCCTGGCAGAACGAGTGGTGGAAGCTTTCAATGATCTACGCAGCTAG
- a CDS encoding DUF1127 domain-containing protein, whose product MNQHDPLAHAQFDKDAPTSPPERLDYYMPATPPLGLVHALEYWWWTYRRRRHFRRSVRPLLEYDDALLADMGLRHGDLVWALRLPLKEDALSALSACRLQGMETADRLQIVKRKAAVPNTAEEKASAKHAASRSVMRCYR is encoded by the coding sequence ATGAATCAGCACGATCCACTTGCTCATGCCCAGTTTGACAAGGACGCCCCAACATCACCGCCGGAAAGGCTGGACTACTACATGCCTGCCACACCGCCGCTGGGGCTGGTCCATGCGCTCGAATACTGGTGGTGGACCTATCGCCGCCGTCGGCATTTCCGCCGCAGTGTGCGGCCACTGCTGGAGTATGACGATGCACTGCTGGCAGACATGGGACTCCGACATGGTGACCTGGTGTGGGCACTACGTCTCCCGCTCAAGGAAGATGCATTGAGTGCCCTATCGGCATGTCGACTCCAGGGAATGGAGACTGCAGATAGACTGCAGATAGTGAAGAGGAAGGCTGCAGTGCCGAATACAGCAGAGGAGAAAGCATCAGCGAAGCATGCGGCATCAAGGAGTGTCATGCGATGCTATCGGTGA
- a CDS encoding LysR family transcriptional regulator — MSHFTLHELQCFDAVIRGGGFQAAALELNRSHPAVFAAVAKLEQQLGLGLLDRSGYRVRPTEAGRSFHRRAHALLREMEGLRTHAEQLAMGAESELHVVIGDFCPRAEMLGLLGRFFACHPDTRLHLHFEAVTGPWERLLDGDADLILHRVDKRDPRIEWIDLCKVPFIPVIADSLLPAGAPRVLEPEHMRDYTQCIMRDTARHTPSSDYFMLADAHQCTVADQLMKKDFILQGLGWGHMPRFLIEEELHDGRLRSIASDCLPGSIEELVAARRRDRPHGPVLNQLWRHLQQQAPMLQSALKSD, encoded by the coding sequence ATGAGCCATTTCACCTTGCATGAGTTGCAGTGCTTTGATGCCGTGATACGTGGCGGTGGTTTCCAGGCAGCTGCCCTGGAACTGAATCGCTCACATCCTGCGGTATTTGCTGCCGTTGCCAAGCTGGAACAGCAGCTTGGTCTTGGCTTGCTGGACCGTAGTGGCTATCGGGTACGCCCGACCGAAGCGGGGCGTTCATTTCATCGCCGGGCTCATGCGCTGCTACGTGAAATGGAGGGCCTGCGTACTCACGCCGAGCAACTGGCCATGGGGGCGGAAAGTGAACTGCATGTGGTGATCGGTGATTTCTGTCCGCGTGCGGAGATGCTCGGCCTGCTGGGTAGGTTCTTCGCCTGTCACCCTGATACTCGATTGCATTTGCATTTCGAGGCTGTCACCGGCCCTTGGGAGCGATTGCTCGATGGCGATGCTGACCTGATTCTGCATCGTGTCGATAAACGAGATCCACGGATCGAATGGATTGATCTGTGCAAGGTGCCATTTATTCCGGTGATCGCTGATAGCTTGTTGCCAGCAGGGGCTCCAAGAGTGCTCGAGCCTGAACATATGCGTGATTACACCCAGTGCATCATGCGTGATACGGCACGCCATACGCCATCATCGGATTACTTCATGCTGGCGGATGCCCACCAGTGCACGGTAGCCGATCAGTTGATGAAAAAGGACTTTATTCTGCAGGGCCTAGGGTGGGGACATATGCCACGTTTTCTGATTGAAGAGGAATTGCATGATGGCCGATTGCGCTCGATCGCCAGCGACTGTTTGCCAGGCAGCATAGAGGAACTGGTGGCAGCAAGACGGAGGGATAGACCGCATGGGCCTGTCTTGAACCAGCTATGGCGTCATCTGCAACAGCAGGCACCGATGCTGCAAAGTGCCCTCAAATCTGATTGA
- a CDS encoding alpha/beta fold hydrolase, producing MNTRTFITTGDGARIHYRFDGEGDKPILLLSNSIATTLQMWDAQVQELTRHFQVLRYDTRGHGASSVPAGPYSLDRFGRDVIELLDALNIERVHFLGLSLGGIIGQWLGVHAPDRIDRLILSNTSPYLGPSEQWDQLVTCAQQASDMSEFANMFLNNWFPAHMLEAQPPVIEDFRRMVLSTDPQGLAGAYAAIRDLDLRRTIALVERPTLVIAGQYDNVTALAHGEQIAATIPGSTLQVLPSVHLPNIEFPIEFMHTVLTFLQASDEHDSDMKTERSETAMSRGF from the coding sequence ATGAACACACGCACTTTCATTACCACCGGTGACGGCGCCCGCATCCATTACCGCTTCGATGGCGAAGGCGACAAGCCGATATTGCTCCTGTCCAACTCCATCGCCACCACCTTGCAGATGTGGGATGCCCAGGTTCAGGAACTGACAAGACATTTTCAGGTACTGCGTTATGACACCCGCGGACACGGAGCCTCCAGCGTTCCCGCTGGCCCCTACTCGCTCGATCGCTTCGGCCGCGACGTCATCGAGCTGCTCGATGCCCTGAACATCGAGCGCGTGCACTTTCTGGGCCTGTCACTCGGCGGAATCATCGGTCAGTGGCTGGGAGTCCATGCACCTGATCGGATAGATCGCCTGATCCTGAGTAACACTTCGCCTTACCTCGGCCCCTCCGAGCAATGGGACCAACTGGTCACTTGTGCACAGCAAGCTTCCGACATGTCGGAATTCGCCAACATGTTCCTCAACAACTGGTTTCCGGCGCATATGCTGGAGGCTCAGCCCCCTGTAATAGAAGACTTCCGCCGCATGGTGCTGAGCACAGACCCACAGGGCTTGGCAGGGGCGTATGCGGCCATTCGCGATTTGGATCTTCGCCGAACCATTGCGCTTGTCGAGCGCCCGACATTGGTGATTGCCGGCCAGTACGACAACGTGACGGCCCTTGCTCATGGAGAGCAGATTGCCGCGACAATTCCCGGCTCGACACTGCAAGTCTTGCCTTCGGTACATCTGCCAAACATCGAGTTTCCCATCGAGTTCATGCACACCGTGCTCACGTTCCTGCAGGCCAGCGACGAGCATGACTCAGACATGAAAACGGAACGCAGCGAAACCGCAATGAGTCGTGGTTTTTAG
- the alr gene encoding alanine racemase, translating into MKLTPTLMAAAIAAALAGPVQAAPLLSTDIIKVGDAEHIEANAWVEINQAAFEDNIRKVQELLGGESDMCAIMKADAYGHGISNLMPSIIAMGVPCVGVASNEDARAVRASGFEGRLMRVRSATPEEIQGAFDYQMEELFGDLSAAQEAADLAAEAGITLRYHLGLNAGGMGRNGLALDTESGREEALALVDLPHLELAGIMTHFAFEDADWVRQGLARFEEQSDWLINKANLDRDALTLHTANSFTTMEVPEARLDMVRPGGLLYGDLPHYPQFHPVMSFKTRVASVNDYPAGSGVGYDNIHTLERDSVLANLPVGYSDGYRRVFSDKAHVLIHGERVPILGRVSMNTIMVDVTDLPGVEAGDEVVLYGVQDKGHISIAELEELNGSLLADVYTMWGNSNPKVLNPTEPD; encoded by the coding sequence ATGAAACTGACCCCCACCCTGATGGCAGCGGCAATTGCCGCTGCCCTGGCAGGCCCCGTGCAAGCCGCACCGTTACTGAGCACCGACATCATCAAAGTGGGTGATGCTGAACACATCGAGGCCAATGCCTGGGTCGAAATCAATCAGGCTGCCTTCGAAGACAACATCCGCAAGGTTCAGGAGCTGCTCGGCGGAGAATCGGACATGTGTGCCATCATGAAGGCCGATGCCTATGGTCATGGCATTTCCAATCTCATGCCGTCGATCATCGCCATGGGCGTTCCCTGTGTTGGTGTCGCCAGTAACGAAGATGCCCGGGCAGTACGAGCCAGCGGCTTCGAGGGACGCTTGATGCGGGTGCGAAGCGCGACACCAGAAGAGATTCAAGGCGCCTTCGATTACCAGATGGAAGAGCTGTTTGGCGATCTCAGTGCAGCACAAGAGGCAGCCGACCTGGCCGCGGAAGCGGGCATCACGCTGCGCTATCATCTGGGGCTCAATGCCGGTGGCATGGGACGTAATGGCCTGGCGCTGGATACCGAATCAGGACGCGAGGAAGCCTTGGCCCTGGTCGACCTCCCCCATCTAGAGCTAGCGGGCATCATGACCCATTTTGCCTTCGAGGACGCCGATTGGGTTCGCCAGGGATTGGCACGTTTCGAGGAACAGAGCGACTGGCTGATCAACAAGGCCAACCTGGATCGTGACGCCCTGACCCTGCATACCGCCAACTCTTTCACCACCATGGAAGTTCCAGAGGCTCGCCTCGACATGGTGCGTCCAGGCGGTTTGCTGTATGGCGACTTGCCACACTACCCCCAGTTTCACCCGGTCATGTCCTTCAAGACTCGAGTGGCTTCAGTCAACGACTATCCTGCCGGTAGTGGCGTAGGCTATGACAATATCCACACGCTGGAACGCGACAGCGTTCTGGCCAACCTTCCCGTGGGCTATTCCGATGGCTATCGTCGGGTGTTCAGCGATAAAGCCCATGTGCTGATCCATGGTGAACGAGTGCCCATATTAGGACGGGTTTCCATGAACACCATCATGGTAGATGTCACCGACCTGCCTGGTGTAGAGGCCGGGGATGAAGTGGTGCTCTATGGCGTCCAGGACAAAGGACACATATCCATCGCCGAACTGGAGGAACTCAACGGTTCACTGCTGGCGGATGTCTATACCATGTGGGGCAACTCCAATCCCAAGGTTCTCAACCCTACCGAGCCTGACTGA
- a CDS encoding succinylglutamate desuccinylase/aspartoacylase family protein translates to MARAPFELAGIRVAPGSRIQIDVPVAKLYTHAPLDIPVEVVHGRQHGPTLLVCSAIHGDEINGVEIVRRLLRSRQINRLKGTLIAVPIVNVFGFVQHSRYLPDRRDLNRCFPGSESGSLGGRIASLFREQIVDHASHIIDLHTGAIHRTNLPQIRAQLNGAGDETRRMADAFGAPIILNAELREGSLRHYAQGKGIPVLTYEAGEALRFDEWAITAGVRGVLRVMRRLGMLSGEQRRRPPAPAEIANGSSWARAPIDGILRPHVRLGARVSKGERLGVVTGPFGNAEGEVLSMADGIVIGMSRLPLANEGEALFHIARFDAIEEAESAIETFQSSLEPPPDVLY, encoded by the coding sequence ATGGCTCGTGCTCCCTTTGAATTGGCCGGGATACGTGTGGCTCCCGGTAGTCGTATTCAAATCGACGTTCCTGTCGCCAAGCTTTACACCCATGCTCCGCTGGATATTCCCGTGGAAGTGGTCCATGGCCGCCAACATGGGCCGACGCTGCTGGTATGTAGTGCGATTCACGGAGATGAAATCAATGGGGTCGAAATCGTTCGACGCCTGTTGCGTTCCCGGCAGATCAATCGCCTGAAAGGTACCTTGATCGCGGTGCCTATCGTTAACGTCTTCGGTTTTGTGCAGCACAGCCGTTATCTACCGGACCGCCGCGACCTTAACCGTTGCTTCCCAGGTAGTGAATCAGGATCTCTGGGGGGACGTATTGCCTCGTTGTTCCGAGAGCAGATCGTCGATCATGCCAGCCATATCATTGATCTGCATACAGGTGCGATTCACCGCACCAATCTGCCGCAGATTCGAGCACAGTTGAACGGGGCGGGAGATGAGACACGGCGCATGGCAGATGCCTTTGGTGCTCCGATCATTCTCAACGCTGAACTGCGTGAGGGCAGTCTGCGTCATTATGCTCAGGGAAAGGGCATTCCAGTGTTGACCTATGAGGCGGGAGAGGCCCTGCGCTTCGATGAGTGGGCCATCACTGCGGGGGTGCGGGGAGTACTGCGGGTCATGCGGCGCCTTGGCATGCTCAGCGGTGAACAGCGCCGCCGTCCGCCTGCACCGGCAGAAATCGCCAATGGGTCGAGCTGGGCCAGGGCGCCCATCGATGGCATTCTTCGGCCCCACGTCCGCCTTGGAGCTCGAGTGTCCAAAGGCGAGCGCCTGGGAGTGGTAACGGGCCCATTTGGTAACGCGGAGGGAGAGGTACTTTCCATGGCCGATGGCATTGTGATCGGCATGAGCCGCCTGCCGCTGGCCAATGAAGGTGAAGCGTTGTTCCACATCGCTCGTTTCGACGCGATAGAAGAAGCCGAAAGTGCCATCGAAACCTTTCAATCCAGCCTTGAACCGCCCCCTGATGTGCTGTATTGA
- a CDS encoding TetR family transcriptional regulator: MARRTKAEAAETKEALLDAAEQVFLEVGVTRASLEQISRCAGLTRGALYWHFRNKEDLFRAMINRVSIPFQELISGLDDPTLADRPLDAIRLACHAGARQLDTPRHRRVHGILLHHCERTSSFDPMSIKDEFVCETHHTLLQHFREAYSKGQLREDLTPELATDIFHYSLSGMFWEWLRAPEAFSLSQRGPVLIDKLIDMMRRSSPQ, translated from the coding sequence ATGGCGCGTCGCACCAAGGCTGAAGCCGCTGAAACCAAGGAAGCACTACTGGATGCTGCTGAACAAGTGTTTCTTGAAGTAGGGGTAACACGCGCATCTCTGGAGCAGATTTCACGCTGTGCCGGCCTGACCCGGGGCGCGCTCTATTGGCATTTCCGTAACAAGGAAGACCTGTTCCGGGCGATGATAAACCGTGTCAGCATTCCTTTTCAGGAACTGATCTCGGGACTTGACGACCCAACCCTGGCCGACCGGCCATTGGACGCCATTCGCCTGGCCTGCCATGCAGGTGCTCGTCAGCTCGACACGCCTCGTCATCGGCGTGTGCATGGAATTCTATTGCATCACTGTGAACGCACATCAAGCTTCGACCCAATGTCCATCAAGGATGAGTTCGTCTGCGAGACACATCACACCTTGCTGCAGCACTTCCGCGAGGCATACAGCAAGGGCCAGTTGCGGGAGGACCTCACCCCAGAACTGGCCACTGACATCTTCCATTATTCACTCAGCGGCATGTTCTGGGAGTGGTTGCGTGCACCAGAGGCCTTTTCCCTGAGCCAACGTGGCCCTGTGCTGATTGATAAGCTGATCGATATGATGCGTCGCTCATCACCTCAGTGA